The genomic region CCGCTGGGCGTGGGCTCGCACCTGGAATACTGGGGCGTGCCGGCCAACCGCATCGTGGAGCTGGACTGGTGGGAGCGCACGAAGGTGAAGGGGCTGGACATCGTGTGCACGCCCGCACGGCATGCATCGGGCCGGTTCCTCCAGCAGAACAAGACGCTGTGGGCGGGCTGGGCGCTGGTGGGCTCCAAGCACCGCGTCTACTACTCCGGCGACACGGGCCTGTTCCCCGCCATGGAGGAGATTGGCGCGAAGCTGGGGCCGTTCGATTTGACGATGATTGAGACGGGCCAGTACGGCGCAGGCTGGCCGGACTGGCACCTGGGGCCGGAGCAGGCGGTGCTGGCCCACCGGCTGGTGCAGGGCCGGTTGATGCTGCCGGTGCACTGGGGGCTGGTGACGCTGGCGTACCATGGCTGGACGGAGCCGGTTGAGCGCTCGCTCGTGGCCGCGAAGCACGACGGCGTGGGCATCACCACGCCCCGGCCCGGGCAGGACTTCCTCGCGCTGACGCCGCCGCCCGTGGAGCGTTGGTGGCCCGACCGTCCGTGGAAGACGGCGGAGGAATCGCCCATCGTGGCCAGCCAGATTCCACCCAAGCTGCGGGAAGGACACCCGGCGCTGCCGTTGCTCCCGGTGCCCGCGGCCGTGAGTCCGCAAGCCGCGAAGCAGGCGACCCCGAAGACACCAGCAGCGCCGAGCGTGAATCCTCCCGCGCCGCCCGCGGCTCCGCAGGGCGCGAATCCGACCGCCGCGACTCCGCCAGCCGCTCCGCCGAGCGCGGATCCTCCGTCGCCGGCTCCGCAAGGCGCGGGGACGCAGCCCGCCGTCCCAGCGACGGTGGTCACTCCTGTCCCCAGTCCACAGGGCACGGGAGCCGCGGTCGCGATTCCGCATGAGTGACGCACGGCGGGCCGCGCTGCACGGGGCCTTCAAGGATACGGGCTACGTCGTGCGACCGCATCCGCTCGTCGGCGACCGCAAGCACGTGCTGCGCGTGGATGCCTTGCATCCGGAGCTCGACGCCGCGCTCACCGCGCACCGCTTCACCACCTGGGCCTTCCTCACCGCGTGGAACCCGCGCGCGCACGCGCGTCCGCTCCGCACCAACGCGCGCCTCCAGCAACGGCTGCTCGCGCTGCTCGAAGCCCGGGGCCACCCGAGCGTGTCCGCCGTGGGCGTGGCGGAGGACCGCCGCTGGTTCGAAGAGAGCCTCTTCGTCCCCGGCCTGTCCCGCGACGAAGCCCTGCGCTTCGGCCGCCTGTTCGACCAGGAGGCGGTGCTCTGGGGCGCGGTGGGCGGCGCCGCGGAGCTGGTGATGTGCCGGGAGCCCGCGCACTCCTGAGCCCGCGCCCTGTGTCGGCCACGTCACATCCGACGGGACGACACGCATTCGGAACCCCGCCCCCACCTCCGCGCCACGAGACGATGCCAGGGTCCCCGCGCCTCGCCGGGCCTACCGCCTCCCTGTCCCAGGAGCCGTCTCGATATGCAGCCTTCTGTCCCCCGCACGCGTGATGTCGCGCGTCCCAGCGTCTTCCTCCTCGCCGGCGCCTTCGTCACCGGCCTGCTGCTCGCCTTCCACGGCGGCTGCGGCAACAACGAGTGCACCAACGCCTT from Corallococcus exiguus harbors:
- a CDS encoding MBL fold metallo-hydrolase, producing MNAGPMRAADKARQKAFRTAFPSHGQRPSWGGRLLRLFGWGLLLLGAFLLVVVIDGWRSFGEVPEGARLERMKRSPQWLDGSFENPQPILNNWERTLSDLFHSSPDSSPRMPVVVDRIDPKRFATPPEDGLRVTWLGHSSTLVEVDGHRVLTDPVWGERTSPLGWIGPKRWFPAPIALNELPPIDAVVISHDHYDHLDFATIDAMKDWDTTFVVPLGVGSHLEYWGVPANRIVELDWWERTKVKGLDIVCTPARHASGRFLQQNKTLWAGWALVGSKHRVYYSGDTGLFPAMEEIGAKLGPFDLTMIETGQYGAGWPDWHLGPEQAVLAHRLVQGRLMLPVHWGLVTLAYHGWTEPVERSLVAAKHDGVGITTPRPGQDFLALTPPPVERWWPDRPWKTAEESPIVASQIPPKLREGHPALPLLPVPAAVSPQAAKQATPKTPAAPSVNPPAPPAAPQGANPTAATPPAAPPSADPPSPAPQGAGTQPAVPATVVTPVPSPQGTGAAVAIPHE
- a CDS encoding DUF3293 domain-containing protein; translation: MSDARRAALHGAFKDTGYVVRPHPLVGDRKHVLRVDALHPELDAALTAHRFTTWAFLTAWNPRAHARPLRTNARLQQRLLALLEARGHPSVSAVGVAEDRRWFEESLFVPGLSRDEALRFGRLFDQEAVLWGAVGGAAELVMCREPAHS